A genomic window from Algoriphagus sp. Y33 includes:
- a CDS encoding PDC sensor domain-containing protein — protein sequence MRPIVPCVFLLLLVLSGACEPTSGNRSKHNLQFDRSIIIEIESELSRLDEEIIMLKDHFEFLLANRDSLRQYVEVDKYSFDHGYSTNLPKDSEKLSSVVILNTTPDYDAAMRNVLITNGMDSLFHQTFEKHGMLAQVYYNSVDQVSRVFPAYDSKALLDPDIDVTSFNFFYEGDFKHNPEKGPVWIPEVYVDPAGRGWILSLVHPVTEQGELYAVLGIDITVDELIGRFLESKEGDFLIVNSKGDIVGGKAVAIESLSFPPLLNHVYRETILADNFRISDFNLFNSKNNEVRKMANAIILDKENHFFFADEFSPVAAYAVPFTLLDWYLIEIQLKS from the coding sequence ATGAGACCAATTGTTCCTTGTGTTTTTCTATTACTCCTTGTGTTATCAGGTGCTTGCGAACCAACTTCCGGAAATAGAAGCAAGCACAACTTGCAGTTTGACCGGTCTATCATTATTGAAATAGAGTCAGAGCTGTCCCGGCTAGATGAGGAGATAATTATGCTAAAGGATCATTTCGAATTTCTATTGGCAAACCGGGATAGTTTACGGCAATACGTGGAAGTGGACAAATACAGTTTTGACCATGGATATTCGACCAACTTACCTAAAGATTCTGAAAAGCTAAGTTCCGTAGTAATTCTAAATACCACACCGGACTATGATGCAGCGATGCGAAATGTCTTGATCACCAACGGTATGGATTCATTGTTTCATCAGACATTTGAGAAACACGGTATGCTGGCACAGGTTTATTACAACTCTGTAGACCAAGTATCACGTGTATTCCCCGCCTATGATTCCAAAGCCCTGTTGGATCCGGACATAGATGTGACGAGTTTCAATTTTTTTTACGAAGGAGATTTTAAGCACAATCCTGAAAAGGGACCTGTATGGATCCCCGAGGTCTATGTCGATCCCGCAGGCAGAGGCTGGATTCTCTCACTGGTTCATCCTGTGACGGAGCAGGGTGAATTGTATGCTGTACTGGGTATAGATATTACGGTAGATGAACTTATTGGCCGGTTCTTGGAAAGTAAGGAAGGGGATTTCCTGATTGTAAACAGCAAAGGTGATATTGTTGGAGGAAAAGCTGTCGCAATTGAATCACTGAGTTTTCCGCCTTTGTTAAATCATGTATATAGAGAAACAATTTTAGCTGATAATTTCCGGATTTCTGATTTTAATCTTTTCAACAGCAAAAACAATGAAGTTAGGAAAATGGCTAATGCAATAATCTTAGATAAGGAAAATCACTTTTTTTTCGCAGATGAATTTAGTCCTGTTGCCGCGTACGCAGTTCCTTTTACACTTCTTGATTGGTATTTGATAGAGATACAACTAAAATCCTGA
- a CDS encoding OsmC family protein, producing MAKRNVTVRMKADHEYEAVNPQGNVVQIDMYDPEEKKAQSPMDMLLSALGSCASVDAVLMMKKKRKTVTDFIVEVEGERNEGVPAFYTDIHLKFILVSPDAKDEEFAKVVALSVEKYCSVASSLKSNITFSSEVRSV from the coding sequence ATGGCAAAACGAAATGTAACGGTTCGGATGAAAGCGGACCATGAGTATGAAGCGGTCAATCCTCAAGGTAATGTAGTACAGATTGATATGTACGATCCTGAAGAAAAAAAAGCGCAATCCCCGATGGATATGCTGTTGTCGGCATTGGGATCCTGTGCATCAGTAGATGCGGTTTTGATGATGAAGAAAAAACGTAAAACAGTGACTGATTTCATTGTAGAAGTGGAAGGGGAAAGAAATGAAGGTGTTCCGGCTTTTTACACAGATATTCACTTGAAATTCATTCTGGTTTCTCCTGATGCCAAGGATGAAGAGTTCGCCAAAGTTGTTGCTCTTTCGGTAGAGAAATACTGCTCAGTGGCTTCATCATTGAAGTCCAATATTACCTTTTCTTCAGAAGTAAGGTCAGTTTAA